A genome region from Arachidicoccus soli includes the following:
- a CDS encoding GlxA family transcriptional regulator has product MKHISILVPESAILGSLEGTRQMFTQVNRFMKDKGLAPLFHVQLVGLSHQVKVNDGLFTINVNVLINEVMQTDLIVIPAIDGDMQVALELNKDFIPWIIAQNNKGAEVASLCLGAFLLASTGLLKGKKCATHWMAENAFRTMFPDVQLITEKIITDENGFYSSGGAFSYLNLILYLIEKYAGRDIALLSAKVFAIEIDRHNQLPFTIFQGQKDHDDISIKTAQEFIEKNYQEKITVEQLSSMLAIGRRNFERRFKKATSNTVMEYVQRVKIEIAKKSLENSLKNVTEVMYDVGYIDTKAFRNTFKKITGISPIEYKNKYKAIIAN; this is encoded by the coding sequence ATGAAACATATATCTATTTTAGTGCCTGAATCTGCCATCTTGGGTAGTCTGGAGGGGACACGTCAGATGTTTACTCAGGTAAATCGGTTTATGAAAGACAAAGGCCTTGCACCTTTATTTCATGTACAACTGGTAGGGTTGTCTCATCAGGTGAAAGTAAATGATGGACTTTTTACAATCAATGTAAATGTCTTGATAAATGAAGTAATGCAAACGGATTTGATTGTTATTCCTGCTATTGATGGTGATATGCAAGTTGCTTTGGAATTAAATAAGGATTTTATTCCTTGGATAATAGCGCAAAATAACAAGGGTGCGGAAGTGGCGAGCCTTTGTCTCGGGGCTTTCTTATTAGCTTCTACCGGATTATTGAAAGGGAAAAAATGTGCAACACATTGGATGGCTGAGAATGCTTTTCGTACGATGTTTCCTGATGTGCAATTGATAACCGAAAAGATTATAACTGATGAAAATGGCTTTTATTCAAGCGGTGGTGCATTTTCTTATTTAAATTTAATTTTATACTTAATTGAAAAATACGCAGGACGTGATATTGCGTTATTGTCAGCTAAAGTATTTGCAATTGAAATAGATCGACATAATCAATTACCATTTACCATTTTTCAGGGACAAAAAGATCATGATGATATTTCTATAAAAACGGCGCAAGAGTTTATTGAGAAAAACTATCAAGAGAAAATTACTGTTGAGCAACTCTCTTCTATGCTTGCGATAGGAAGGCGAAATTTCGAGCGTAGATTTAAGAAAGCTACTTCCAATACTGTTATGGAATATGTACAACGTGTAAAGATTGAGATTGCTAAAAAGAGTTTGGAAAATTCCCTAAAAAATGTAACAGAAGTGATGTATGACGTGGGTTATATCGATACAAAAGCCTTTAGAAATACCTTTAAAAAAATTACCGGAATTTCTCCTATTGAATATAAAAATAAATACAAAGCGATAATTGCCAATTAA
- a CDS encoding MarR family winged helix-turn-helix transcriptional regulator has product MKTIDPTLKFFLNLTMVQAVMSRRFDAKLCLHSISLNDFMILLHLNNAPAQRLRRIDLAEKVGLTASGVTRLLAPLEKIGMIKSEAAERDARVRFVKLAKGGARILKDATATAEETANYIFHGNARKLEDATKLLIELGGSVN; this is encoded by the coding sequence ATGAAAACAATAGATCCAACTTTAAAATTCTTCCTAAACTTAACGATGGTGCAAGCGGTTATGAGCCGTCGTTTCGATGCGAAATTATGTTTACATAGTATAAGCCTCAACGATTTTATGATCCTATTACATTTAAACAATGCGCCGGCTCAACGGTTGCGAAGAATTGATCTCGCTGAAAAGGTAGGCCTTACTGCTTCTGGGGTTACCAGATTATTGGCTCCTTTAGAAAAGATAGGTATGATAAAAAGTGAAGCTGCTGAAAGAGATGCTCGTGTACGTTTTGTGAAGTTGGCAAAGGGTGGTGCGCGCATTTTAAAGGATGCGACTGCTACTGCTGAAGAAACCGCCAATTACATATTCCATGGGAATGCTAGAAAATTGGAAGACGCAACAAAATTACTAATCGAATTAGGAGGCTCGGTCAATTGA
- a CDS encoding GIY-YIG nuclease family protein, which yields MENKKEIKQAYKELKLPKGVFQLKNMVNNKRFIGTSTSLYTVWNSHRFQLNNGTHPFKELQTDWNNLGEGNFVFEIVEILKDEELLNHKQELKVLEEMVLEEFRKQNIQFYNKK from the coding sequence ATGGAAAATAAAAAAGAAATTAAGCAAGCTTATAAAGAACTGAAGTTACCGAAAGGTGTTTTTCAATTGAAAAATATGGTTAATAATAAACGCTTTATTGGAACCAGCACTTCTTTATACACAGTTTGGAATTCGCATCGGTTTCAATTGAATAACGGTACGCATCCTTTTAAAGAATTGCAAACGGATTGGAATAATTTGGGCGAGGGGAATTTTGTTTTTGAAATTGTAGAAATTTTAAAAGATGAAGAATTGCTCAACCATAAACAAGAATTGAAGGTTTTAGAAGAGATGGTTTTGGAGGAATTTCGTAAACAAAATATTCAATTTTATAATAAGAAATAG
- a CDS encoding ABC transporter ATP-binding protein, which produces MKRKEEGLKNQAGIKNMPKPNIFKVLKPYQGLLFGLLFFALLSNALNLVIPKIIQNGIDNFSKGHFDFKEVILWFSAATAFIFIFSYAETVIQTYASEKVARDLRKKLSDKISRQTYSYIDEANPNILLTNLTSDIDAIKTFVSQAIVSIVSSIVLIIGASILLININWELGLLVILIIPIITISFFVIFRKVKSLFKRSQGILDRLNKIINEAILGSALIRVLNAQFSEYNKFIDASGEAKNIGLAILRLFATLVPIIVFTSNMAVLLVLAMGGHFVIAGTMTLGEFAAFNSYISILIFPILIIGFMSNIIARASASYGRIYQILDAPDTFEGGDFSKELEGQIEVKDITLNFGEKAALKNVSFIVKAHSRTAIIGPTAAGKTQLLYALTTLIKPQEGKIFYDDVAIEKYNQEVLLKQIGLVFQDAIIFNMTLRENIAFNANVTEEAFEKAIDTAELKDFISSLPDGLETIVSERGNSLSGGQKQRIMLARALAGNPKILLLDEFTARVDRNTEQRIWNNVALNYPGITLVSITQNLAPVEDYEQIILLMEGEIVATGKHEDLLKTCPEYIQIYQSQQSMTTYEVEA; this is translated from the coding sequence ATGAAGAGAAAAGAAGAAGGATTAAAGAATCAAGCAGGTATTAAAAATATGCCAAAGCCTAATATTTTTAAGGTATTGAAACCTTACCAAGGGCTGCTTTTTGGATTATTATTTTTTGCATTATTGAGCAATGCATTAAACTTGGTTATTCCAAAAATCATTCAAAATGGGATAGATAATTTCTCTAAAGGGCATTTCGATTTTAAGGAAGTTATTTTGTGGTTTTCTGCCGCCACGGCCTTTATTTTTATTTTTTCTTATGCGGAGACGGTAATTCAGACTTATGCTTCGGAAAAAGTAGCGCGCGATCTTCGTAAAAAACTATCTGATAAGATTTCGAGACAAACTTATTCTTATATTGATGAGGCAAATCCGAATATATTGCTTACCAATTTGACTTCTGATATTGATGCCATTAAAACTTTTGTATCGCAAGCCATTGTTTCCATTGTTTCATCGATTGTACTCATTATTGGGGCTTCTATTTTACTGATTAATATTAATTGGGAATTAGGGCTTTTGGTCATCTTGATTATCCCTATTATTACGATTTCTTTTTTTGTGATTTTTAGGAAAGTGAAATCGCTTTTCAAAAGGTCGCAAGGGATATTGGATAGATTAAATAAAATTATCAATGAAGCCATTTTGGGTTCTGCGTTAATTCGTGTGCTGAATGCGCAGTTTTCGGAATATAATAAGTTTATAGATGCAAGTGGTGAAGCTAAAAATATTGGTCTTGCGATTTTACGGTTATTTGCTACATTGGTGCCGATTATTGTATTCACTTCAAATATGGCTGTATTGCTTGTTCTGGCTATGGGCGGTCACTTTGTAATCGCTGGAACGATGACACTAGGAGAGTTTGCTGCTTTTAACAGTTATATTTCTATTCTCATTTTCCCGATTTTAATTATTGGTTTTATGAGTAATATTATTGCACGCGCTTCTGCTTCTTACGGAAGAATTTATCAGATATTGGATGCGCCGGATACTTTTGAAGGAGGCGATTTCTCAAAGGAATTAGAAGGGCAGATTGAAGTAAAAGATATCACCCTAAATTTTGGTGAAAAAGCTGCATTGAAAAATGTTTCTTTTATTGTAAAAGCACATTCTCGCACGGCTATTATAGGTCCCACAGCTGCAGGTAAAACACAATTGTTATATGCACTCACTACGCTTATTAAACCACAGGAAGGAAAAATATTTTATGATGATGTTGCAATTGAAAAATACAATCAGGAAGTGTTGTTAAAGCAGATAGGACTGGTGTTTCAGGATGCCATTATATTTAATATGACGCTGCGTGAAAATATTGCTTTTAATGCCAATGTTACAGAAGAGGCATTCGAAAAGGCGATTGATACAGCTGAGTTAAAAGATTTTATTAGTAGCCTTCCAGATGGATTAGAGACAATCGTTTCTGAACGCGGCAATAGTCTTTCAGGTGGCCAAAAACAGCGGATTATGTTGGCGCGCGCTTTGGCTGGTAATCCTAAAATCTTATTACTTGATGAGTTTACTGCAAGAGTGGATAGAAATACGGAACAAAGAATTTGGAATAATGTAGCACTAAATTATCCTGGGATTACATTAGTTTCTATTACCCAGAACTTGGCGCCGGTGGAGGATTACGAGCAAATTATATTATTAATGGAAGGCGAAATTGTGGCAACAGGGAAGCACGAAGATTTATTGAAAACTTGCCCAGAATATATTCAAATTTATCAATCTCAACAGAGTATGACAACCTATGAGGTAGAAGCTTAA
- a CDS encoding ABC transporter ATP-binding protein, with protein MDYNLNKKQETSTRTALKKMLVFMRDEKRSLLFAFLVMILNAGISMLTPYIIGYTIDHYIQTKEYRGLIDFSVLLFVLYLIWAGTQYAQTQLMGSIGQRMLYALRNEVFNKLQQLPVAFFNQNKSGDLISRINNDTDKVNQFFSQSLMRFVNSIFLMVGAAAFMLSIHVELGAATLVPAVFILLFVLIISPWVKRKNAISLKSSGGLSAQIQESLQNFKTIITFNRRDYFRKRFDLANQDNYKTSIVAGLSNGLFTPVFTLFSELAQLIVLVLGIYLISKGQFTIGLLISFIAYADSFYRPLRQIAALWAGFQTAMAAWDRISVILGLESTLIEKPVKTNLHAIHTPSVIEFKNVSFQYPDGKKVLHHINFNMLAGKTYALVGPTGGGKTTTASLIARLYDPSEGEILLNGIDIRTYKSEERTKLIGFILQEPFLFTGTLRENILYGNELYKNSSNEELIKIIYEAGLSGLLMRFEKGLDTELKATVDSVSLGQKQLIAFIRAVLRRPKILILDEATANIDTVTEKLLEEILNKLPKETTRVIIAHRLNTIENADEIFFVNAGEVTAAGTLDNALDMLLEGKRVS; from the coding sequence ATGGATTATAATTTAAATAAAAAGCAAGAAACTTCTACTCGTACTGCACTGAAAAAAATGCTTGTTTTTATGCGTGATGAGAAGCGTAGTTTGCTATTTGCATTTTTGGTGATGATTTTGAATGCAGGCATATCTATGCTTACACCCTATATTATCGGCTATACAATTGATCATTATATTCAGACAAAGGAATATCGAGGTTTAATTGACTTTTCAGTGCTTTTATTTGTTTTATATCTTATTTGGGCGGGTACACAATATGCACAGACACAGTTAATGGGAAGCATTGGTCAACGTATGTTGTATGCATTGCGTAATGAGGTCTTTAATAAATTGCAACAATTGCCGGTTGCTTTTTTTAATCAAAATAAATCGGGGGATTTAATATCAAGAATTAATAATGATACTGATAAGGTGAATCAATTCTTTTCACAGTCGTTAATGCGTTTTGTTAATAGTATTTTTTTGATGGTGGGAGCAGCTGCTTTTATGCTAAGTATACATGTAGAATTGGGGGCGGCTACTCTAGTTCCTGCTGTATTTATTTTACTTTTTGTATTAATTATTTCTCCTTGGGTAAAAAGAAAAAATGCTATTAGTTTAAAAAGCTCTGGAGGATTAAGCGCACAGATTCAAGAGAGTTTACAGAATTTTAAAACCATCATCACATTTAATCGCCGAGATTATTTTCGTAAGCGTTTTGACTTGGCTAATCAGGATAATTATAAAACCTCTATTGTCGCAGGCTTATCCAATGGATTATTTACACCAGTCTTTACGTTATTTTCTGAGTTAGCACAATTAATAGTTTTAGTTTTGGGCATTTATTTGATCTCAAAAGGCCAATTTACGATTGGTCTTCTCATAAGTTTTATTGCTTATGCGGATAGTTTTTATAGACCTTTAAGACAGATTGCTGCCTTATGGGCAGGGTTTCAAACTGCGATGGCCGCTTGGGATAGAATTTCTGTAATCTTAGGCTTGGAGTCTACATTAATTGAAAAGCCGGTAAAGACTAATTTACATGCTATTCATACCCCCTCAGTTATCGAATTTAAAAATGTTTCTTTTCAATATCCAGACGGGAAGAAAGTTTTGCATCACATTAATTTTAATATGCTTGCCGGAAAAACCTATGCATTGGTAGGGCCAACCGGTGGAGGTAAAACGACTACTGCTTCTTTGATCGCACGCTTGTATGATCCCTCTGAAGGTGAAATATTGTTGAATGGTATTGATATTCGAACCTACAAATCAGAAGAGAGGACGAAACTGATTGGGTTTATATTACAAGAACCTTTTTTGTTTACAGGAACATTGCGTGAGAATATACTGTATGGTAATGAATTATACAAAAATAGTAGTAATGAGGAGTTGATAAAAATTATTTATGAAGCCGGTTTGAGCGGACTATTGATGCGCTTTGAGAAAGGATTAGATACAGAATTAAAGGCCACAGTAGATTCAGTAAGCCTTGGCCAAAAGCAATTGATTGCCTTTATTCGTGCCGTTTTACGGCGTCCGAAGATTTTGATTCTGGATGAAGCCACTGCGAATATTGATACTGTTACGGAAAAATTGTTAGAAGAAATTTTAAACAAATTACCCAAAGAAACAACCAGGGTTATTATTGCTCACAGGCTTAATACTATAGAGAACGCAGACGAAATTTTCTTTGTAAATGCAGGAGAAGTTACTGCTGCAGGTACCTTGGACAATGCTCTGGATATGCTTTTGGAGGGAAAGCGTGTAAGCTGA